One part of the Tunicatimonas pelagia genome encodes these proteins:
- the holA gene encoding DNA polymerase III subunit delta, with product MTPQQVLSDLKKNQYAPLYFLQGDEPFHIDQIAQYIEENALTEAEKGFNQIILYGKDTDMPTVLTNAKRFPMMAARQVVLVKEAQELADLQQKNGQEMLAQYAQQPLPSTVLVFCYKYKALNKNLGLSKALKQFAVLVESKKMYDNQVPDWILQWVKQRGLRIEEQAVQMLMDHIGNNLERLANELDKVAINLDKESAESITAELVQKYVGISKEYNAFELQKSVAQGNFAKAFQIVYYFAANPKANPIIPTIALLFTFFSKLLLVHQSADKTERGLASLLKVHPFFVKEYRTAAVNYPLPRVIRNIGLLRRADLHAKGIENISGTDEQILKTLVYQLMH from the coding sequence ATGACCCCTCAGCAAGTACTTAGTGATTTAAAGAAAAACCAGTACGCTCCTTTGTATTTTTTGCAGGGCGACGAGCCGTTTCACATTGACCAGATAGCTCAGTATATCGAAGAAAATGCACTGACAGAAGCTGAAAAAGGATTTAATCAAATCATCTTGTACGGAAAAGATACGGACATGCCTACGGTGCTTACCAATGCCAAACGGTTTCCGATGATGGCTGCTCGGCAGGTAGTTCTAGTGAAAGAAGCCCAAGAATTGGCCGATTTGCAGCAGAAAAACGGTCAGGAGATGCTGGCGCAGTACGCCCAACAGCCGTTGCCTTCTACGGTGCTAGTTTTTTGCTACAAGTATAAAGCACTCAATAAAAACCTGGGGCTTTCCAAAGCACTCAAGCAGTTTGCGGTGCTGGTTGAATCCAAAAAAATGTACGACAATCAGGTGCCGGACTGGATTCTTCAGTGGGTTAAGCAGCGAGGACTGCGTATTGAAGAGCAGGCGGTGCAGATGCTGATGGATCACATCGGTAATAATCTGGAACGCTTAGCCAATGAACTGGATAAAGTCGCCATTAATCTGGATAAAGAGTCGGCGGAAAGTATTACTGCAGAATTGGTACAAAAGTACGTGGGGATTAGCAAGGAGTACAATGCATTTGAGCTGCAAAAATCAGTAGCCCAGGGTAATTTTGCTAAAGCATTTCAGATAGTTTACTACTTTGCGGCTAATCCGAAGGCGAACCCTATCATCCCGACTATTGCGCTGCTGTTTACGTTTTTTAGTAAATTGCTACTGGTACATCAGTCTGCGGACAAAACGGAGCGGGGCTTGGCTTCGTTACTGAAGGTACACCCATTTTTTGTCAAGGAATATCGGACGGCTGCGGTCAACTATCCGTTGCCTCGCGTCATTCGAAACATCGGCCTGCTGCGTCGGGCGGATTTGCACGCCAAAGGGATTGAGAATATTAGTGGTACCGATGAGCAAATTCTAAAAACGTTGGTTTATCAATTGATGCACTGA
- a CDS encoding lysophospholipid acyltransferase family protein: protein MTNLRNNTAQLTSIHPDYPLFLWPMFILRFLSHWPLSWLYALADFAAFVSSYIVRYRRKTIEENLRKSFPEKSSQEIRQIRQDFYHNLADISVETLYGRTISVKEMKRRVEFDGMEIIEKYYQQRQSIIILATHQCNWEWLLLAGCLRLPYPVDAMYKKLANSNMDDFMYSIRSRFEGKPINKDHAARAILKRKHETRAIAVVADQTPSIHTPKDWITFLHQKTGFYQGVEQLPRLTKYPVVFAAMYRISRGCYRVQFQEISEPPYDEKTQILSHYVALAETVIRQQPANWLWSHRRWKYTDPSTPNVSGR from the coding sequence ATTACCAATCTCCGAAATAACACCGCTCAACTTACTAGCATCCACCCGGATTATCCTCTATTTTTGTGGCCGATGTTCATTCTACGGTTTTTATCCCATTGGCCTTTATCGTGGCTGTATGCACTAGCTGACTTTGCAGCTTTTGTTTCTTCCTATATTGTTCGCTATCGTCGAAAAACTATTGAAGAGAATCTCCGAAAATCATTCCCGGAGAAAAGCAGTCAAGAGATTCGGCAGATCAGGCAAGACTTTTACCACAACCTAGCGGACATCTCGGTAGAAACACTGTACGGGCGCACAATTTCTGTCAAGGAAATGAAACGGCGGGTTGAGTTTGACGGGATGGAAATTATTGAGAAGTACTATCAGCAAAGGCAATCTATTATTATTCTGGCAACCCATCAGTGCAATTGGGAATGGCTTCTGTTGGCTGGGTGCCTTCGTCTTCCCTACCCGGTAGATGCGATGTACAAGAAGTTAGCTAATTCTAACATGGATGACTTTATGTACTCCATCCGCTCGCGCTTTGAAGGAAAGCCAATTAATAAAGATCATGCTGCCCGAGCTATTCTGAAACGCAAGCACGAGACCCGCGCTATTGCTGTAGTAGCTGATCAAACCCCCTCTATACATACCCCAAAAGATTGGATTACGTTTTTACACCAGAAAACCGGATTTTATCAGGGAGTAGAACAGCTGCCCCGGCTCACAAAGTATCCGGTAGTGTTTGCCGCTATGTATCGTATTTCACGAGGATGCTACCGAGTGCAGTTTCAAGAGATAAGCGAACCACCCTACGACGAGAAAACCCAAATACTATCACACTATGTTGCCTTAGCTGAAACAGTAATTCGTCAGCAACCCGCTAACTGGCTGTGGTCGCACCGTCGCTGGAAATACACCGACCCATCTACACCAAACGTAAGTGGGAGGTAG
- a CDS encoding PorP/SprF family type IX secretion system membrane protein, with product MKLVASLLFLLILSFSGMGQRMPFFTHHVTNPYLYNPAFAGYDAHPILYLTHRQQWLGVEGAPMSTNLSFHAPTGNANPLSVGADLTHDRIGIFSSSAFRATAAYLIPLSSEKEHYVRLGLSAGFGLDSYDLTGLNTSDDALFRAAQDAGIYLQGRFGLQYHLSGFNLGVSVPNLFDPPSFSTAESSGGLGQFDRAIASVNYRFNLNPASQLSFEPTLLYHHSTEYAPQIEALGLLRFKDSFWVGGGYQQQAGIAAIAGFKSKSFSFSYHFGIGGNELSSQSLATHEVQLGLILGKKKAAMRRKPRLKTQADSDVIPEAVIEAKKRKQKEEKKEKKKQEKAERKKVAPVPERKQPSPTSDKSEIENATFEDIDQAGDGTITLGDNQPTEPRFARVKRDKTSTHPLEMVEGSYLITGTFSQKANAEKLAQQLIQQGYSASVGYNSEKKYYYTHVMSSENTDAIRKRIDKIRREPQFKKAWILVIE from the coding sequence ATGAAGTTAGTTGCCAGTTTGCTATTCTTACTAATCCTCAGTTTTAGCGGAATGGGGCAACGTATGCCGTTTTTTACCCATCATGTTACCAATCCGTACTTGTATAACCCAGCCTTTGCCGGGTACGATGCTCACCCGATTCTGTACCTAACTCATCGGCAGCAGTGGCTAGGAGTAGAGGGTGCTCCAATGAGCACGAACCTTAGCTTTCATGCCCCTACCGGAAACGCCAACCCCCTATCTGTTGGGGCTGATCTTACGCACGACCGAATAGGTATTTTTAGCTCTTCGGCATTTCGGGCTACGGCGGCGTACCTAATCCCATTATCTTCTGAGAAAGAGCACTACGTTCGGCTTGGGCTTTCTGCTGGGTTTGGTCTGGATAGCTACGACCTAACCGGACTGAATACCAGTGACGATGCTCTGTTCCGGGCAGCGCAAGATGCTGGCATTTATCTTCAAGGCAGGTTTGGTTTGCAGTACCACTTGTCAGGATTTAACTTGGGCGTATCTGTTCCGAATTTATTTGATCCCCCCTCTTTTTCCACCGCTGAATCATCGGGAGGACTAGGGCAATTTGATCGGGCTATTGCTAGTGTTAATTATCGTTTCAACCTTAATCCAGCCAGTCAGCTTTCTTTTGAACCAACTTTGCTGTATCATCATTCCACTGAATACGCTCCTCAGATAGAAGCCTTAGGGTTACTACGCTTTAAGGATAGCTTCTGGGTAGGTGGTGGGTATCAGCAACAGGCCGGTATTGCTGCCATTGCCGGTTTTAAGTCCAAGTCATTTTCGTTTAGCTATCACTTCGGTATTGGGGGTAACGAATTGTCTTCGCAAAGCTTAGCTACCCACGAAGTGCAACTGGGCCTGATTTTGGGTAAAAAGAAGGCAGCCATGCGACGTAAACCTCGCTTAAAAACCCAGGCAGATTCTGATGTTATACCAGAAGCGGTGATTGAAGCTAAAAAGCGAAAACAGAAAGAGGAAAAGAAAGAAAAAAAGAAGCAAGAAAAGGCAGAGAGGAAGAAAGTGGCACCTGTACCGGAACGCAAGCAACCTTCGCCGACTTCTGATAAATCCGAGATAGAAAACGCCACTTTTGAAGATATCGATCAGGCAGGAGACGGCACCATTACGCTAGGAGATAACCAACCGACCGAACCCCGTTTTGCTCGGGTTAAACGCGACAAAACAAGCACTCACCCTCTGGAGATGGTCGAAGGTTCTTATCTCATTACCGGAACCTTCTCGCAAAAAGCCAATGCTGAAAAGCTAGCCCAGCAACTAATTCAGCAAGGCTACTCAGCCAGTGTTGGGTATAACTCTGAGAAGAAATACTACTACACGCATGTTATGAGTTCGGAAAATACTGATGCCATTCGTAAGAGAATTGATAAAATACGTCGGGAACCTCAGTTTAAGAAAGCCTGGATTTTGGTGATTGAATAG
- a CDS encoding DUF819 family protein → MEVATSSALFTSDPVIFGILMVVLAFVFTTSASEQPFWQKFYTYVPSVLLCYFVPGILNSLHIISSEDSNLYFVASRYLLPASLILFTIGIDLKAIARLGRKAVIMFLAGTVGIILGGPLAILIVSVFSPETVGGAGPDAVWRGLTTVAGSWIGGGANQAAMKEVFEVGDSIFPAVLAVDIIMANIWLAFLLYGSGRAERIDQFFRADASAIKEVQQRIEDYAASIMKIPKAADLMLILGLAFGITGFSHWCANGIAPHLQENYPVLEKFSLTSTFFWIVVIATGLGLALSFTKARKLEGVGASRMATVLLYVLIATIGMEMDLTAVVKSPGLFMVGAIWIMVHVLILFLVAKLIKAPFFFVAVGSQANVGGAASAPVVASAFSPSLAPVGVLLAVLGYFVGTYGAWLCGILMQTVAE, encoded by the coding sequence ATGGAAGTAGCAACATCATCAGCATTGTTCACCAGCGATCCGGTGATTTTCGGTATTCTGATGGTGGTTTTGGCTTTTGTGTTTACTACCTCTGCTAGCGAACAACCTTTTTGGCAGAAGTTCTACACCTACGTACCTTCGGTGCTGCTTTGCTACTTTGTACCCGGAATCCTTAATTCCCTACATATCATTTCTAGTGAAGATTCTAACTTATACTTTGTGGCTTCCCGCTACCTGCTACCGGCAAGCTTAATCTTGTTTACCATTGGTATTGATCTTAAAGCCATTGCCCGTCTGGGTAGAAAGGCAGTGATTATGTTCCTAGCCGGAACGGTAGGTATTATTCTAGGTGGTCCATTGGCCATTCTAATTGTATCAGTATTTTCTCCTGAAACAGTAGGTGGGGCAGGGCCGGATGCCGTTTGGCGTGGACTGACCACCGTAGCCGGAAGCTGGATTGGCGGCGGGGCGAATCAGGCCGCTATGAAAGAAGTTTTTGAAGTGGGTGATAGTATTTTCCCGGCAGTGCTGGCGGTAGATATTATTATGGCTAATATTTGGCTAGCGTTTCTTTTGTACGGAAGCGGTCGCGCCGAGCGAATTGACCAATTTTTTCGCGCTGATGCATCGGCAATTAAAGAAGTACAGCAGCGCATTGAAGATTATGCTGCTAGTATCATGAAGATTCCCAAAGCAGCAGATTTAATGTTGATCTTAGGGTTGGCTTTTGGTATCACGGGTTTTTCGCACTGGTGTGCCAACGGAATTGCTCCCCATCTACAAGAGAATTATCCGGTTCTGGAGAAGTTCAGTCTAACTTCTACCTTTTTCTGGATTGTGGTGATTGCTACTGGTTTAGGCCTGGCACTGTCATTTACCAAAGCACGAAAACTGGAAGGAGTAGGGGCATCCCGAATGGCAACGGTGTTGCTGTACGTACTTATTGCTACCATCGGTATGGAAATGGACTTAACAGCGGTAGTCAAAAGCCCCGGATTATTTATGGTTGGAGCCATCTGGATTATGGTTCATGTATTGATCTTGTTCTTGGTTGCTAAACTGATTAAAGCTCCATTTTTCTTCGTAGCGGTAGGTAGTCAGGCTAATGTAGGTGGAGCCGCTTCGGCACCGGTAGTGGCCTCCGCTTTTTCACCTTCACTCGCGCCCGTTGGGGTGCTGCTGGCGGTACTCGGTTATTTTGTTGGAACCTACGGAGCCTGGCTCTGCGGTATTTTGATGCAGACAGTAGCGGAATGA